The following are from one region of the Acanthopagrus latus isolate v.2019 chromosome 2, fAcaLat1.1, whole genome shotgun sequence genome:
- the ets1 gene encoding protein C-ets-1 isoform X3, which produces MEHSIHTTSSVMSYYVDPVSSYPALHPCDRLGTMRQSGGVAVGPHTQFPGVVHPQQQYYPSQPLYIQDIPLQEVPNGHDVCPTDPECGDVPLLTPGSKEMMSQALKATFSGFTKEQQRLGIPKDPRQWTDNHVAAWLTWTVNEFSLKNVDFDKFCMNGATLCAMGKDRFLDLAPDFVGDILWEHLEMLQKEDTKHYPINGLTSNFQESRYTSDYFVKPGFITESYQTLHPISSEELLTLKYESDYPAVILRDTPLNPLQGDYFSVKQEVVSPDNMCVGRLSRGKLGGQDSFESIESFESCDRLTQSWSSQSSFSSLQRVPSYDSFDSEDYPAALHGHKPKGTFKDYVRERSDLSKDKPVIPAAALAGYTGSGPIQLWQFLLELLTDKSCQSFISWTGDGWEFKLSDPDEVARRWGKRKNKPKMNYEKLSRGLRYYYDKNIIHKTSGKRYVYRFVCDLKSLLGYTPEELHAMLDVKPDTDE; this is translated from the exons AGGCAGAGTGGAGGGGTGGCCGTGGGCCCTCACACCCAGTTCCCAGGCGTGGTTCACCCTCAGCAGCAGTACTACCCGTCACAGCCCCTTTACATCCAGGATATACCCCTGCAGGAGGTTCCCAACGGACACGACGTGTGCCCTACAG ATCCGGAGTGTGGAGATGTCCCCCTGCTAACCCCGGGGAGTAAAGAGATGATGTCGCAGGCTCTGAAGGCCACCTTCAGCGGCTTCACAAAGGAACAGCAGCGGCTGGGTATCCCCAAAG ATCCCAGGCAGTGGACAGACAACCACGTGGCCGCGTGGCTAACGTGGACGGTGAACGAGTTCAGCCTGAAGAACGTGGACTTTGACAAGTTCTGCATGAACGGTGCCACCCTGTGTGCGATGGGGAAGGATCGCTTCCTGGACCTGGCGCCCGACTTCGTGGGCGACATCCTTTGGGAGCATTTAGAAATGCTTCAGAAAG AGGATACAAAGCATTACCCCATCAATGGACTGACCTCCAACTTCCAGGAATCACGTTATACCTCAGACTACTTTGTCA AGCCCGGCTTCATCACAGAGTCCTACCAGACGCTTCATCCCATCAGCTCGGAGGAACTGCTGACGCTCAAGTACGAGAGTGACTACCCCGCCGTCATCCTCCGGGACACGCCCCTCAACCCGCTGCAGGGGGACTACTTCTCTGTCAAGCAGGAGGTCGTATCCCCCGACAACATGTGCGTGGGACGTCTGAGCAGAG GTAAGCTTGGCGGCCAGGACTCCTTCGAGAGCATCGAGAGCTTCGAGAGCTGCGACCGGCTGACCCAGTCGTGGAGCAGCCAGTCCTCCTTCAGCAGCCTGCAGCGGGTACCCTCGTACGACAGCTTCGACTCGGAGGACTACCCCGCCGCCCTGCACGGCCACAAGCCCAAGGGCACTTTCAAAGACTATGTGAGGGAGCGCTCGGACCTCAGCAAGGACAAACCCGTCATCCCGGCGGCGGCGCTGGCAGGATACACAG GCAGCGGCCCCATCCAGCTGTGGCAGTTTCTCCTGGAGCTGCTGACCGACAAGTCGTGCCAGTCCTTCATCAGCTGGACAGGCGACGGCTGGGAGTTCAAGCTCTCCGACCCAGATGAG gTCGCTCGGAGGTGGggcaagaggaaaaacaagccCAAGATGAACTATGAGAAGTTGAGCCGTGGCCTGCGCTACTACTATGACAAGAACATCATCCACAAGACATCAGGGAAACGCTACGTCTACCGCTTTGTCTGTGACTTAAAAAGCCTGCTGGGCTACACTCCCGAGGAGCTCCATGCAATGTTGGACGTAAAGCCCGATACAGACGAGTGA
- the ets1 gene encoding protein C-ets-1 isoform X4 has protein sequence MIMTAAVDMKPTLTIIKAEKMDDPECGDVPLLTPGSKEMMSQALKATFSGFTKEQQRLGIPKDPRQWTDNHVAAWLTWTVNEFSLKNVDFDKFCMNGATLCAMGKDRFLDLAPDFVGDILWEHLEMLQKEDTKHYPINGLTSNFQESRYTSDYFVSYGVEHAQCVPPSEYSEPGFITESYQTLHPISSEELLTLKYESDYPAVILRDTPLNPLQGDYFSVKQEVVSPDNMCVGRLSRGKLGGQDSFESIESFESCDRLTQSWSSQSSFSSLQRVPSYDSFDSEDYPAALHGHKPKGTFKDYVRERSDLSKDKPVIPAAALAGYTGSGPIQLWQFLLELLTDKSCQSFISWTGDGWEFKLSDPDEVARRWGKRKNKPKMNYEKLSRGLRYYYDKNIIHKTSGKRYVYRFVCDLKSLLGYTPEELHAMLDVKPDTDE, from the exons ATGATCATGACGGCAGCTGTCGATATGAAACCGACGTTAACAATCATAAAGGCTGAAAAGATGGACG ATCCGGAGTGTGGAGATGTCCCCCTGCTAACCCCGGGGAGTAAAGAGATGATGTCGCAGGCTCTGAAGGCCACCTTCAGCGGCTTCACAAAGGAACAGCAGCGGCTGGGTATCCCCAAAG ATCCCAGGCAGTGGACAGACAACCACGTGGCCGCGTGGCTAACGTGGACGGTGAACGAGTTCAGCCTGAAGAACGTGGACTTTGACAAGTTCTGCATGAACGGTGCCACCCTGTGTGCGATGGGGAAGGATCGCTTCCTGGACCTGGCGCCCGACTTCGTGGGCGACATCCTTTGGGAGCATTTAGAAATGCTTCAGAAAG AGGATACAAAGCATTACCCCATCAATGGACTGACCTCCAACTTCCAGGAATCACGTTATACCTCAGACTACTTTGTCA GCTACGGTGTTGAGCATGCTCAGTGTGTCCCTCCTTCTGAATACTCAGAGCCCGGCTTCATCACAGAGTCCTACCAGACGCTTCATCCCATCAGCTCGGAGGAACTGCTGACGCTCAAGTACGAGAGTGACTACCCCGCCGTCATCCTCCGGGACACGCCCCTCAACCCGCTGCAGGGGGACTACTTCTCTGTCAAGCAGGAGGTCGTATCCCCCGACAACATGTGCGTGGGACGTCTGAGCAGAG GTAAGCTTGGCGGCCAGGACTCCTTCGAGAGCATCGAGAGCTTCGAGAGCTGCGACCGGCTGACCCAGTCGTGGAGCAGCCAGTCCTCCTTCAGCAGCCTGCAGCGGGTACCCTCGTACGACAGCTTCGACTCGGAGGACTACCCCGCCGCCCTGCACGGCCACAAGCCCAAGGGCACTTTCAAAGACTATGTGAGGGAGCGCTCGGACCTCAGCAAGGACAAACCCGTCATCCCGGCGGCGGCGCTGGCAGGATACACAG GCAGCGGCCCCATCCAGCTGTGGCAGTTTCTCCTGGAGCTGCTGACCGACAAGTCGTGCCAGTCCTTCATCAGCTGGACAGGCGACGGCTGGGAGTTCAAGCTCTCCGACCCAGATGAG gTCGCTCGGAGGTGGggcaagaggaaaaacaagccCAAGATGAACTATGAGAAGTTGAGCCGTGGCCTGCGCTACTACTATGACAAGAACATCATCCACAAGACATCAGGGAAACGCTACGTCTACCGCTTTGTCTGTGACTTAAAAAGCCTGCTGGGCTACACTCCCGAGGAGCTCCATGCAATGTTGGACGTAAAGCCCGATACAGACGAGTGA
- the ets1 gene encoding protein C-ets-1 isoform X1, producing the protein MEHSIHTTSSVMSYYVDPVSSYPALHPCDRLGTMRQSGGVAVGPHTQFPGVVHPQQQYYPSQPLYIQDIPLQEVPNGHDVCPTDPECGDVPLLTPGSKEMMSQALKATFSGFTKEQQRLGIPKDPRQWTDNHVAAWLTWTVNEFSLKNVDFDKFCMNGATLCAMGKDRFLDLAPDFVGDILWEHLEMLQKEDTKHYPINGLTSNFQESRYTSDYFVSYGVEHAQCVPPSEYSEPGFITESYQTLHPISSEELLTLKYESDYPAVILRDTPLNPLQGDYFSVKQEVVSPDNMCVGRLSRGKLGGQDSFESIESFESCDRLTQSWSSQSSFSSLQRVPSYDSFDSEDYPAALHGHKPKGTFKDYVRERSDLSKDKPVIPAAALAGYTGSGPIQLWQFLLELLTDKSCQSFISWTGDGWEFKLSDPDEVARRWGKRKNKPKMNYEKLSRGLRYYYDKNIIHKTSGKRYVYRFVCDLKSLLGYTPEELHAMLDVKPDTDE; encoded by the exons AGGCAGAGTGGAGGGGTGGCCGTGGGCCCTCACACCCAGTTCCCAGGCGTGGTTCACCCTCAGCAGCAGTACTACCCGTCACAGCCCCTTTACATCCAGGATATACCCCTGCAGGAGGTTCCCAACGGACACGACGTGTGCCCTACAG ATCCGGAGTGTGGAGATGTCCCCCTGCTAACCCCGGGGAGTAAAGAGATGATGTCGCAGGCTCTGAAGGCCACCTTCAGCGGCTTCACAAAGGAACAGCAGCGGCTGGGTATCCCCAAAG ATCCCAGGCAGTGGACAGACAACCACGTGGCCGCGTGGCTAACGTGGACGGTGAACGAGTTCAGCCTGAAGAACGTGGACTTTGACAAGTTCTGCATGAACGGTGCCACCCTGTGTGCGATGGGGAAGGATCGCTTCCTGGACCTGGCGCCCGACTTCGTGGGCGACATCCTTTGGGAGCATTTAGAAATGCTTCAGAAAG AGGATACAAAGCATTACCCCATCAATGGACTGACCTCCAACTTCCAGGAATCACGTTATACCTCAGACTACTTTGTCA GCTACGGTGTTGAGCATGCTCAGTGTGTCCCTCCTTCTGAATACTCAGAGCCCGGCTTCATCACAGAGTCCTACCAGACGCTTCATCCCATCAGCTCGGAGGAACTGCTGACGCTCAAGTACGAGAGTGACTACCCCGCCGTCATCCTCCGGGACACGCCCCTCAACCCGCTGCAGGGGGACTACTTCTCTGTCAAGCAGGAGGTCGTATCCCCCGACAACATGTGCGTGGGACGTCTGAGCAGAG GTAAGCTTGGCGGCCAGGACTCCTTCGAGAGCATCGAGAGCTTCGAGAGCTGCGACCGGCTGACCCAGTCGTGGAGCAGCCAGTCCTCCTTCAGCAGCCTGCAGCGGGTACCCTCGTACGACAGCTTCGACTCGGAGGACTACCCCGCCGCCCTGCACGGCCACAAGCCCAAGGGCACTTTCAAAGACTATGTGAGGGAGCGCTCGGACCTCAGCAAGGACAAACCCGTCATCCCGGCGGCGGCGCTGGCAGGATACACAG GCAGCGGCCCCATCCAGCTGTGGCAGTTTCTCCTGGAGCTGCTGACCGACAAGTCGTGCCAGTCCTTCATCAGCTGGACAGGCGACGGCTGGGAGTTCAAGCTCTCCGACCCAGATGAG gTCGCTCGGAGGTGGggcaagaggaaaaacaagccCAAGATGAACTATGAGAAGTTGAGCCGTGGCCTGCGCTACTACTATGACAAGAACATCATCCACAAGACATCAGGGAAACGCTACGTCTACCGCTTTGTCTGTGACTTAAAAAGCCTGCTGGGCTACACTCCCGAGGAGCTCCATGCAATGTTGGACGTAAAGCCCGATACAGACGAGTGA
- the ets1 gene encoding protein C-ets-1 isoform X2, translating into MSYYVDPVSSYPALHPCDRLGTMRQSGGVAVGPHTQFPGVVHPQQQYYPSQPLYIQDIPLQEVPNGHDVCPTDPECGDVPLLTPGSKEMMSQALKATFSGFTKEQQRLGIPKDPRQWTDNHVAAWLTWTVNEFSLKNVDFDKFCMNGATLCAMGKDRFLDLAPDFVGDILWEHLEMLQKEDTKHYPINGLTSNFQESRYTSDYFVSYGVEHAQCVPPSEYSEPGFITESYQTLHPISSEELLTLKYESDYPAVILRDTPLNPLQGDYFSVKQEVVSPDNMCVGRLSRGKLGGQDSFESIESFESCDRLTQSWSSQSSFSSLQRVPSYDSFDSEDYPAALHGHKPKGTFKDYVRERSDLSKDKPVIPAAALAGYTGSGPIQLWQFLLELLTDKSCQSFISWTGDGWEFKLSDPDEVARRWGKRKNKPKMNYEKLSRGLRYYYDKNIIHKTSGKRYVYRFVCDLKSLLGYTPEELHAMLDVKPDTDE; encoded by the exons AGGCAGAGTGGAGGGGTGGCCGTGGGCCCTCACACCCAGTTCCCAGGCGTGGTTCACCCTCAGCAGCAGTACTACCCGTCACAGCCCCTTTACATCCAGGATATACCCCTGCAGGAGGTTCCCAACGGACACGACGTGTGCCCTACAG ATCCGGAGTGTGGAGATGTCCCCCTGCTAACCCCGGGGAGTAAAGAGATGATGTCGCAGGCTCTGAAGGCCACCTTCAGCGGCTTCACAAAGGAACAGCAGCGGCTGGGTATCCCCAAAG ATCCCAGGCAGTGGACAGACAACCACGTGGCCGCGTGGCTAACGTGGACGGTGAACGAGTTCAGCCTGAAGAACGTGGACTTTGACAAGTTCTGCATGAACGGTGCCACCCTGTGTGCGATGGGGAAGGATCGCTTCCTGGACCTGGCGCCCGACTTCGTGGGCGACATCCTTTGGGAGCATTTAGAAATGCTTCAGAAAG AGGATACAAAGCATTACCCCATCAATGGACTGACCTCCAACTTCCAGGAATCACGTTATACCTCAGACTACTTTGTCA GCTACGGTGTTGAGCATGCTCAGTGTGTCCCTCCTTCTGAATACTCAGAGCCCGGCTTCATCACAGAGTCCTACCAGACGCTTCATCCCATCAGCTCGGAGGAACTGCTGACGCTCAAGTACGAGAGTGACTACCCCGCCGTCATCCTCCGGGACACGCCCCTCAACCCGCTGCAGGGGGACTACTTCTCTGTCAAGCAGGAGGTCGTATCCCCCGACAACATGTGCGTGGGACGTCTGAGCAGAG GTAAGCTTGGCGGCCAGGACTCCTTCGAGAGCATCGAGAGCTTCGAGAGCTGCGACCGGCTGACCCAGTCGTGGAGCAGCCAGTCCTCCTTCAGCAGCCTGCAGCGGGTACCCTCGTACGACAGCTTCGACTCGGAGGACTACCCCGCCGCCCTGCACGGCCACAAGCCCAAGGGCACTTTCAAAGACTATGTGAGGGAGCGCTCGGACCTCAGCAAGGACAAACCCGTCATCCCGGCGGCGGCGCTGGCAGGATACACAG GCAGCGGCCCCATCCAGCTGTGGCAGTTTCTCCTGGAGCTGCTGACCGACAAGTCGTGCCAGTCCTTCATCAGCTGGACAGGCGACGGCTGGGAGTTCAAGCTCTCCGACCCAGATGAG gTCGCTCGGAGGTGGggcaagaggaaaaacaagccCAAGATGAACTATGAGAAGTTGAGCCGTGGCCTGCGCTACTACTATGACAAGAACATCATCCACAAGACATCAGGGAAACGCTACGTCTACCGCTTTGTCTGTGACTTAAAAAGCCTGCTGGGCTACACTCCCGAGGAGCTCCATGCAATGTTGGACGTAAAGCCCGATACAGACGAGTGA